The Deinococcus yavapaiensis KR-236 genome segment GCAGGACGCTGGCGGAGGTGAGGTCGAGGTCGTCTTCGTCGCTGGCGTAGTCCGAGGTGAATTCGAGTTCGCTGAAGTAGTTGAAGGTGACGGTCGTCCATTGGCGGCGCGCGTCGTACCACGCTTCGGACGCGGAGTACGTGGCGGTGCGCAAGCGGAACAACGCGCTTTTGAGGCTTTTGTAGTAGCGGCCGGACGTGTCGAGTTGCGCGCGCTTGAGTACTTGGTACGCGGTGGTGTGGACGACGCCGTCTTCGGGCGCGCCGTTTTCGATGAACATGTCGATGATGGCGTTGGCGACGTCACCGTCGAGGCCGTGGGGCACGCCGCCGTACTTGGACAAGGCGTCGCAGGTGAGGCGGGCGGGGCGGCCGTTGATGGTGAAGTCGATTTGCCAGTGGTCGAAGGTTTCGGGAATGCGTTCTTGAATCGAGACCAGGCCGAGGCGACCGACGTTTTGTTCGTCCCAGCTGCTGATGTGCTGGCGGGGCGTGGGACGCCGGGCGGGTTTGCGGGCGCTGCGGGACGCTTTGCTGGTCATCGTTCGATCGGTTCATTGTACGGCGAGGCGTTCGATCCGCCCATATCGGACTACTCCGGCGATTTCTCGCTGAGGGGTATCGGACTACTCCGGCGATTCCGCACGTTCCTGAAGACCAGATGAAGGTTGCGGTGGGAAATTCAACGTCTAGGACGACAATTCCACCAGGGTCTCGCGCGAAAGGAGGTCGGAATGGGCCGCCTTCGCGGGGTATCGGACTACTCCGGCGATTGATGAGGGTTCGGCACGGACATCTGCGGCGATTTCAGGGGAAGGTATCGGACATCTCCGGCGATTGAGCAGGGATGGGTCGGACATCTCCGGCGATTGAAGCTCGGACATCTCCGGCGATTGAGCAGGGGAAGTATCGGACATCTCCGGCGATTCAGCTTGTCTAGTCTCGGACATCTCCGGCGATTGAGGGGGGAAAGTATCGGACATCTCCGGCGAAAACCGGGGGTTTTTATCGGACATCTCCGGCGATTGAGCAGGAAAAGCGCGTGTTCATCGCGAAAACCGCGCGGCCCTGATGATGATCATCAAGTAATTATCAACAAAAAGAATCAAACCACTAAAGAATCAACATCAGCGGTCGCGTGAAAAGCGAGGCGTTACGAGGAGCGGTCGTCGACGCTGATGGTGTGGTCGCTCGCGCGCGCGAGAAGCTTGACGAGCGGTTCGACCGCTTTAAAGGTGCGCACGCCGAGCCGCGCGGCAACGAGGGCCGGGTCGCCCGAGGCGCGCAGCAACCGCAGCCCGGCGTGGTTGCGCAGGGCACGCCACGCTTTGTACGGCACGAGGGCGCGCGTGCACGCGGCGTACACGGCCGCGCGCAACTCGTGATCGCTTTTGATGTCGAAGAGGGGTGCGTCGCTGGGCAGCAAGTCGCCGTGGTTGCGCTCGACGGCGTACGCTTGCAATTCGCGAGCAAGGTCGTCGTCGATGGGCAGCGTGAGGTCGTCGGCGTGCAACAGGCGTCGTGTCAAGTCGACGTGCGGCCAGCGAAGCCGGACGACTTGCGGTCCGGTGAGTCCGGCGTGCGCACCGAGGAGGAGCAGCGCGCGCCCCGCGACCGTGGCGTGCGCGAGCAGTTGATCGAGTTCGTCGTCGGTGTAGACGTCGCGGTGCTCTTCGGGGCGGTTGGTGGGGAGGCGCAGGCCGTCGAAGGGATTCGGGCCGAGATGCGCGCCGAGGGCGTGCAAGCGCTCGTACAAGGCGCGGAGGCGCGCGACGTGGTTGTGGATGGTGGCGGGTGCGTGCGCGTGCGCGTGCAGCAGGGCGTTGAGGTAGGTGACGGCGTCGTTTGGGGTGGCGTTGAGCACGCTTCGCTGCTCGCTCTGCGCCCAGCGAAGGTAGCGTCGCCAACTGCTGAGGTAATTGCGCCGCGTGGCGCCGCCCGACTTGCCGGGCGTGTGGTCGTCGAGGAGGTGCAGGGCGCTTTCGATGTCGCCGCGGGCGAGGGCGCGGCGGAGGTGTTCGGGGAGGCGGTCGTTGGCGTCCGCACTTGGAATATATACAATCATTGTGGTGCGTCACGCGCGGTGACCTTTCACTTCGACTGGTCCGTCACCATCTCGCTTCGCTTTCGCCGTCGCTGATGCTCGGTGGAAGCGTGCGTGGTTGAACATCTTGCCATTCGGATGCGGAGAGGGTGGAATGAAGATCGCTTGGAATTGTATATATTCCAACGACCGCCTTTTCACGTGCAACACGCTTCCGCGTCGATCAACCTCGTCACGAAACGCGCCCACCTTACAAAGCCCCCTGCAACGCTGCCGTCAACTGCCCACACCCCTCGATCACAACGTCCCCGTCACGCAAAGCGGAAAGCGGCGCAAAGTCGCGCTGCGCCGCTCCGCATGCCGCGGTGTTGTCACATCATCGACAGCAACGCCCCCGCCACGATCACCCTGCCTGCCGCTCAACGTGGCTTAGACCGTCCACGCGCTCAACCAAGCTGGCGACCACACCACCTCACGCCCGATACCCACCACGTTCATCACCCGCGCGTTCCTCCGCGCTCCGCGCCTATCACCGCCCGACATCTTCACTTCGCGAACCTTCCCGATCGGCCGCCTCCAACAACAACGTCAAGCCTGCCTTCACGTCCGGCACGTAAAACGTTCCTTGCGGCGCGACGACCTTCACCGCTTCTTCCGGCGGCGCGCCGTTCTCCATGAACAACATCGCCAGCATCTCGTCCGACACCGCGTCGTCATACAAACTCAGGCGTCGACGCGCTTGCGGTTGTACGATCCACAACACCTCGCGCTCCGGCGTCCGTAGCACGACCTTCGCGTCTTGCGGCAACGTCAACAACCGCTCCACCGACGACCGTAATTCCGACGCGCTCACCACGGCCGACGTCGCGGTCAAGACGTGTTGACTCGCCGGGATTTCCCCGGGCAGTACTTGTTTCACATAGCGCCACAACGCGTCAAGCGCTGCGCTTCCGTCCACATCGACACCGCCTCCGCCATTAAAACTTGATCGAAGACCAAGCTTCTCACATTGAATGCGTCCGGCAGCAACACCCAAAAATCACTCGGCTTCTCCTCGCGTGCCGTGAACATCGACACGAAGTCCTGCAAGATCGACGCGGCCCACTCATGACCGATGCACACGTCGCGCAGCAACGCCTCATAGCACCAACGACGGAAGCCTTCTTGCAAGTCGCATCGACACGCCTGCTGGTCCGTCACGTTGCTGCCTCAACCCCTTCTCGGACGGCCTCTACTGGTGGGATCCCGACTTCTGAAACCGACTCTACACAACCCGCGCTCACTACGGTGAACGCGGGGCGGCAATCAATGTGAAAGTTGATTATCAAATCCGTGCGGAAGGAACGTTCCTCAATCCTATTAAAGCGTTTGTAAGTTGCGAGAGCCCAGTGTACACGAGGCTTCCCCATGTGAACGCGACGACGTAGTCCCAGAACGTACCCCACGGCGCGTCGTTCATGTACAACGCCTGCATCCCCGCCACGAGCGCCAGCACCAGCGCCGACCAGAACAAGATCGCGCCTCTGAACGAGCGGCGAAGTGCCAAGCCGCGTTGCTCACGCCCGAATTCGCCTGAATGATCGCCCAGTACCCGAGCGGCGCGTCCAGACGTCACACCGCCCGTGGCTGCCGTCGTACCGGCGGTCTTTATGCCGTACGGAACGAAAGTTTGAGCTCCAATCGGCGCGATTGCCAACAACTTGTCGACCTTCGCTCGATCGTACGCCACGATAAACCGGTCGAAGCGGGCAATCAACGATCGTGTATACGCAGCCATATCCTCGGCCGAGAGGTTGATATTCGGCGAGATTGGCGGCTTGTACAGACGGCGCTCCAAGCTCACCAAGGCATCTCGCGCGGCCGGCGCGGTCAACACCTCAACATTCGAACGTTGCAAGTCAAGCTCCTTGATGAGGTCGGCGATGGTCAATGCGTCCCGCATCAAGCTCAACGCCCGCGCAAATTCGTCAGGCTTGATTTCCACTTTATGAACGATGATCGGATTGTCCGCAAGGTCCGTCGCCGGGAACGGTTTTTTTGCACCGATCGTCGTGCCCTCGTCACGCAAGTCGTTCAGCAAAGCGACCACACCGGGGATGGCGGAAGGATTGGTGATGGGATGGTATGGCGCGGCAGCCGGGTCGAACATCGGTTGGTAGCCGATGAAGGTGGTTTGGTAGTCGATCATGTGCAGCCGTTGATGGGCGTCATGAAACGCGGCCCACTGTGACGCCGCCACCCGTTGCGCTTCGAGCTCGTCGAGGGTGGGAACCGGGCCGAAGGCAAGCCAGGAAAGGCGTCGTTTGACATGGGACTTGAATTCCTTGAAGTTGAACATCAATTTGTACAAGGAGTTCTCCTCAAGCAGCCGCAACTTCGAGGCCTTCTCCTCGAGTCTGTCCGCCTCGGGTTTCGTCGTTCTCAAAAACTCTATGAACGACGCGAGCATCAAGCCCAAGTAGATCACGAGCAGTGGAAACAGCCAGAAGTGCTTGACGGTGACGTTCAACTTGACCTTCTCGCCGTCAACGTTGAGGACGTTGGCGAGCGTACCCGTGTACGTGTCCGCCAAAACACTTGGCGCTCCGATCAGACCGCCGCCGGGCGAGGTGGGTGTGATGCGATCGGTGCAAATGTTGAAGGATTGGCCATTCGCGTTCGTGACCACGCTAGTCGTCGCGCTCGACGAACATGTTTCCTGAACGATGAATGGCACCCAGTACCGCGTTGTCTTGTAGGTGTTGTCGGGAGGACTGACCGACGCGAGCGTGGGCGGCAGGGGGACACGCTCGACGTACGCGGGGGTACTGGTCCATAGCGTCACAGACGCCTTTTTACTCAAGGGTCCGATGATGAGACAAATTTCGGACGCTCGATTGATGGAGCGGGTGTAGACGTTGTTCGCACTGGACAAAAAGGTCGGATTGTAGGGCTTCGTGGAAGGGCACGTGCCGTTCACGAACGAAAGCTGCGTTGGTTCGTTCGTACCTGTCACCCGTGCTGACACTTGCAGTGCGGACGGCGTGTCGTTGAACACCGTAAGCGCCGCGTCATACGTTCCAACTGCCGTCCCTTCATAGTTTGATGACGGCACCACTTCGAAGGGAGGGGGCGCCGTTTGGCCTGCAGCGGCCGAGAGGCCAAAGACGACGAGTAACGCCTGTAGTCGCATGTCTCCTCCTCGCGCAACTTCGCTGAGGAATGACGGTAGGGCGTGCGCTGACCGTATCGTCACATACCTTGATAGTGAACTTGGCACATTTGTGTGCTTCGTTCCTCGATACCACAACTCCGAGCACGTGGTGGCACCGCACGGCAATCACTCGAACGTACGCTTCACACAGAGCACCACGGGCACGACGAAGGCGACCTCGAAGTGTTTCACGCGGAACCACGGGTCGTGGAGACGACAAAGCCGCACGGAGGTGCCCTTCAGTTCTCGCCCAGCCGACGTTTGTGATCGAACAGGAACGGTAATCTGCTCGCCAACACCGCTACGGTATCCGCCTTCAGTGCGTCGTGTGACCACTCAAAAGCATGAAGTCGACACGATCCACGAGCAAGAGCACTCCAAGCACGACGATCACGGTTCGCAAGGTCGAGCGTGAAGAGAACCGCTCCAAGCATTGAAGTCCGAACACCGCGAGCATCGTCCAGGCCGCGTGATGAAACACGGTCGCAACCGCCATCAACGGCCCACATACCAGCACGCACGCGCGCGCCGTGCGAAGGCCGTAGGAGAGGCACGAGGCATGCGCGCGCCAACCGCGCGGCGCCAGGGGTACGGTTTGCAAACAATGCTGACGCCGCTGGCGTTGCTTCGACGCGCCCATCCAAGCGACCGCGCCCACGACCGCCGCCGCCTTCAACCACGCCGGGTCGACCAGCTTCGAAAGTCCCACGGCCATCCAAGACATGTGGAATTGCACGGCCGTCCAAACGACGAGAAACCCGGCGGTGAACACCCCCAAAGCATTCAAACGGCGAGGCCACAAGCTGGAAGTCACGACATGCCGCGCGTTGACCAACGCGAACGGCAGCATCATGGCGACCGACATGAGAAGCGCTCGACCCGCCGCTTCAGGAAGTGTCGCGGTGTGCGGTGAACGACCCGAAAGAAGCGTGATCCAAGCCAAGGCCGCTGCGCACAACAGAGCGTGCTCAGGATGCAGCCATGCCCACCGGCGAACTCGCATCAAGCCTCGCTGCCACGCGAGGCGTGACGCCGCGGTCATACGCGGCCGCCAAACAACACGCTGACACGTCCAACCGTGACATTCCCGCCGCGTTCATCGGGCTGTAACGGCGTGAACGTCACGTGCAGACGCTGCGCGTTCCAATTGTCAGCTTGCTGCAAACGACGCGCGAGGTCCGTGATGTCCAAAACGACCGTCAATCCGCTTCCGCTGTGCTGATCGTCGACCCTGGACGTTTCTCGAACGCCGAACATCGTCACCACCCCCGCTTCGTACGCTTGCTGCTCCTCATCGGGCGCGCCCGCAGGCATGTTCACGTGCACGAGGTAGTTCGCGGCCGCCAATTCGCTTCCGCGGACGTTTTCGATCTTCAACTGCACCGTCTGCGGTGCTTGCTGCAACAAACCCGGGCTGGCAGGAGCGTTCAAAGGCACGACGACCGAACTGGCAGTATTCGTCAGTGGCACGCCTTGCTCGCTCGCGCCGACAAGTTCCATGAGCATATTGTGCGGACCGTCGAAGTTGGACGCGTGAGGAAGAGCTCCAGCCGTCAACGGCGCGAGCGCCGCGACATTCAGATCGGTGTACTGATACGAAAGAGGCGCAGCGGAAGCGTCGCGAACGTCCGCGACGCTCATTGTCAACAGCGACGGTCCACTTCCGAAGGTGAATTGCATGTTCAACCACGCGGGTTTCGTCGGATTCGCGCGACCCACGCCTTGCCGCAACCACGCTTCCCACAATCGATCGATGTTGGCGTGATGCAGCCAGAAGATCGGGTCGAGCGCGGCCGTGTTGAAATGGCTCATCCAACCGGTCGTGCCGCCCACCGCCATGTGCACCGTGCCGTGCGGTCGAAGCTCCAACGCGCCCATCCCGCCGGGTGCATCGTGATTCCACCCGGTGATGGGTCCGCCAAAGCCGACCAGTCCCTGGTTGTTTTGGTTCGAGAAGTCCACTTCGTTCATGGCGGCGGTCACGGAGACCACCGGCTTCGGCATGGTCCCGCCCGCGTTGATTCCCTTCGCACGCTCACTGACGAACAGCGGATTGACGTCTCCGGAGGGAAGCGAAGGTTCTCGAAACGCGGTTGGTAAGGTGAGGACGCTGAGACGCGTCGTGTCGCTGTAATCCCAATACGGCAGCGCCCAGTCCGCCGGACCGCCCAGCTGAATGATCGTTTGACGGACGACCGTCTCGAAGTAATGCAGGTACATCCGATGCCAAGGCAGGAAGTACCAGCTGTTGTGTTGGCAGGCGTTCCACGGCGCGTCTTTCGGCCACGTTCCCGTTGCTTGGTCGGTGCCGTGCATCGCGGCCAGGTAGCCCCACGAGGTTGGATCGGAGATGAGACGCGTTCGCAATTCTTGGACAGCTCGAGCGTACCAAGTCAAGATCGGATCCCAAGGATCGTTGGCACTTAAAACCCAAACGTCGCGGCGTTCGAACATACCTTCTCCTTCGCGTCGCGCCAAGCAGCGTTAACATGCTCACGGCTTGACGTGCTGCATCGCGCATGATCGAGTGTCGTTCACTCGTGCTGAGGTGGAATTGGCACTGCAAGCCACGTCAAGCTGAACAGGACGCTCCTATCTCAGGTCGTGAAGACCAGCAAGCTGTTCGCCGGTAAGGTCAAGGGCGCGGACGCGTGGAATCCGTGCATCGGCACGTCATTCGCGTGCACCTGGCCGCCGTTTCCGCACACGAGTGGATTGACCCACTGCTCGTACACGTCGCTGTTGAACACTTCATGCCACACGCCCGCGTGAGGCATGCCCACGCGGTAGTCGAAGCGGTGCGAATTGCCGAGGTGCGCGACGATCACAACGTCATGCCCGGCGCCGTGCACCCAGCGGTGCACGGCGAGGACGCGGTTTTCGTCGTGCGCGTGCACCACGCGGAACCCATCGCCACGCAGCCCGGGTAGGCACTGCCGCAACGCCAGCAGTTCACGCACGAACCGCACATGGTCGAGCATGTCCCGGTCACCGCCGCTCAAGCCCGCCCAGTGCAGCAGCAAGTTCGCGCGGCGCACGACGTCATCCGACCACGGCTTGTCCTCCAAGAACTCCTGCCCCATGAACAGCATCGGAATGCCCGGCGCCGTCAAGCTGAGGGCGGTCGCGACGCGCGCACGACTCCGCGCGTACCACGACCGAGGGTTGCTGGGGTCGCTCAGACGCGCGACGCGCGCTTCCCGTCCTTCGAGGACGAGGTCGTGGTTTTCGGGGCCTTGCACGAACTGCCCGGCATGCGTGAAGCCGTTCGGCCACATGCTCGCCCCCAGCGCCGTCATGTTCAACGGTCGCTCGTCCGGCGCGCTCGCGCTTTCGATGACGTCACGAATGGCGCGGCGCAGTCCGTCTGTGAGGGTTGTGTCGAAGCCCGCGCCGTGAGGAACGGGCTGGACGACGTGCGGATTGACATTCCAGTACTCCGCGAGGTGAACGCTGCCCGGACGGTGGTAGTGCAAGGTGGACGTGAGGTCTTGGCAAAAGCGCCAACCGTGTGGCGCGCCGTCATGATCGATGACGCTCACTTGGTCGTAGCGAAAGCCGTCCACGCGGTACTCGTCGAGGAAGAACTTGGCGTTGTGAATGAGAAAGTCACGCACGTCCGGCTTGGCGTAATCGAACACCAAACCGCCCGCGTGGCCTCGATCGGAGAAGTACAGCGAGTTGCGCCGTCCGTCGCCGTCATGCTGACGATCGAGGAAGTACATGCTTTCATCGCCGAAATCCCCGCCGGCGTGGTTGTACACGACGTCGAGCAGCACCGCCAGCCCGTACGCGTGGCACACGTCCACGAGCGCTTTGAGTTGGTTCATCTCACCCTTGAGGTCTTGCGCTT includes the following:
- a CDS encoding tyrosine-type recombinase/integrase codes for the protein MIVYIPSADANDRLPEHLRRALARGDIESALHLLDDHTPGKSGGATRRNYLSSWRRYLRWAQSEQRSVLNATPNDAVTYLNALLHAHAHAPATIHNHVARLRALYERLHALGAHLGPNPFDGLRLPTNRPEEHRDVYTDDELDQLLAHATVAGRALLLLGAHAGLTGPQVVRLRWPHVDLTRRLLHADDLTLPIDDDLARELQAYAVERNHGDLLPSDAPLFDIKSDHELRAAVYAACTRALVPYKAWRALRNHAGLRLLRASGDPALVAARLGVRTFKAVEPLVKLLARASDHTISVDDRSS
- a CDS encoding transposase; protein product: MRLQALLVVFGLSAAAGQTAPPPFEVVPSSNYEGTAVGTYDAALTVFNDTPSALQVSARVTGTNEPTQLSFVNGTCPSTKPYNPTFLSSANNVYTRSINRASEICLIIGPLSKKASVTLWTSTPAYVERVPLPPTLASVSPPDNTYKTTRYWVPFIVQETCSSSATTSVVTNANGQSFNICTDRITPTSPGGGLIGAPSVLADTYTGTLANVLNVDGEKVKLNVTVKHFWLFPLLVIYLGLMLASFIEFLRTTKPEADRLEEKASKLRLLEENSLYKLMFNFKEFKSHVKRRLSWLAFGPVPTLDELEAQRVAASQWAAFHDAHQRLHMIDYQTTFIGYQPMFDPAAAPYHPITNPSAIPGVVALLNDLRDEGTTIGAKKPFPATDLADNPIIVHKVEIKPDEFARALSLMRDALTIADLIKELDLQRSNVEVLTAPAARDALVSLERRLYKPPISPNINLSAEDMAAYTRSLIARFDRFIVAYDRAKVDKLLAIAPIGAQTFVPYGIKTAGTTAATGGVTSGRAARVLGDHSGEFGREQRGLALRRSFRGAILFWSALVLALVAGMQALYMNDAPWGTFWDYVVAFTWGSLVYTGLSQLTNALIGLRNVPSARI
- a CDS encoding DUF2182 domain-containing protein; the encoded protein is MSVAMMLPFALVNARHVVTSSLWPRRLNALGVFTAGFLVVWTAVQFHMSWMAVGLSKLVDPAWLKAAAVVGAVAWMGASKQRQRRQHCLQTVPLAPRGWRAHASCLSYGLRTARACVLVCGPLMAVATVFHHAAWTMLAVFGLQCLERFSSRSTLRTVIVVLGVLLLVDRVDFMLLSGHTTH
- a CDS encoding tyrosinase family protein, whose amino-acid sequence is MFERRDVWVLSANDPWDPILTWYARAVQELRTRLISDPTSWGYLAAMHGTDQATGTWPKDAPWNACQHNSWYFLPWHRMYLHYFETVVRQTIIQLGGPADWALPYWDYSDTTRLSVLTLPTAFREPSLPSGDVNPLFVSERAKGINAGGTMPKPVVSVTAAMNEVDFSNQNNQGLVGFGGPITGWNHDAPGGMGALELRPHGTVHMAVGGTTGWMSHFNTAALDPIFWLHHANIDRLWEAWLRQGVGRANPTKPAWLNMQFTFGSGPSLLTMSVADVRDASAAPLSYQYTDLNVAALAPLTAGALPHASNFDGPHNMLMELVGASEQGVPLTNTASSVVVPLNAPASPGLLQQAPQTVQLKIENVRGSELAAANYLVHVNMPAGAPDEEQQAYEAGVVTMFGVRETSRVDDQHSGSGLTVVLDITDLARRLQQADNWNAQRLHVTFTPLQPDERGGNVTVGRVSVLFGGRV
- a CDS encoding alpha-amylase family glycosyl hydrolase, producing the protein MPASLKHIHSFTPMGANLIADGATFRVWAPNARSVHVLGDFNGNALDHTSLLTRDPNGHWLGFFPGAKDRQKYMFYVVGEGSQGFKRDPYARELETPHPSKCILRAADFPWHDTPHTTPALADLVIYQLHVGTFFTPNLPNKAGTFLDVARKVPYLAELGVTAVQLLPIQEFQTQYGQGYNGTDYFSPEMNYAAPDAAIPAFLPDINALLHVKGLAPYQAQDLKGEMNQLKALVDVCHAYGLAVLLDVVYNHAGGDFGDESMYFLDRQHDGDGRRNSLYFSDRGHAGGLVFDYAKPDVRDFLIHNAKFFLDEYRVDGFRYDQVSVIDHDGAPHGWRFCQDLTSTLHYHRPGSVHLAEYWNVNPHVVQPVPHGAGFDTTLTDGLRRAIRDVIESASAPDERPLNMTALGASMWPNGFTHAGQFVQGPENHDLVLEGREARVARLSDPSNPRSWYARSRARVATALSLTAPGIPMLFMGQEFLEDKPWSDDVVRRANLLLHWAGLSGGDRDMLDHVRFVRELLALRQCLPGLRGDGFRVVHAHDENRVLAVHRWVHGAGHDVVIVAHLGNSHRFDYRVGMPHAGVWHEVFNSDVYEQWVNPLVCGNGGQVHANDVPMHGFHASAPLTLPANSLLVFTT